CATTTTTAAATAGTTTTGATAACAATACCAGATTGCAACTCTGTTTTACGAATCAACTTGGAAGGTTAGAAGAATTAGCTGATGCAATTACAATCCCAATTAAAAATGACGGACTTGAGGAAATTCGAAGTGAGTTTAGGACTATGCTTCAAAATCAATTGGAGAAAGGAAATAATGGATTAAGGCAGACAAAGTATATCGTTTTTGGTGTAAAAGAGGATTCGTATAGGCAAGCAAAGGTTGTATTATCAAGGCTAGAAATTGACTTACAATCTCATTTAAAAGGGATGGGAATTCGTTCTACTGTATTAAACGGTTTTGAACGTTTGATTGTACTTCATCATATTTTGAACCCGACTGAGCACTTATCTACATTACCTGATGAATTGGAAAATCGGGATTGTCGTTCTATAATCGTACCAGATAAAATTCACTTTCAGAAGAAGTATTTTTCAATGGATAATGTCCTATGTCAGACTAGTCATGTGCAGATATTAGCATCAGAATTGTCTGATAGATTCTTAACTGAATTACTTTCACTAGAGGAGAACATGGTTCTATCATTGCATATTCAAGCCTTGGATCAAGTTGATGCGATAAAGTTAGTCAAACGTAAGTTCACCGATGTGCAACGGATGACGATGGAAGAGCAGAAGAAAGCTTATCGTTCTGGTTATGATTTAGATATTATTCCTTCAGACTTGATGACCTACGGTACTGATTTGAAACACCTATTGAATGATTTACAAAGTCGTGACGAGAAGATGTTTCTCGTTTCGTTTATCATTCTAAACCAAGGATTGTCAAAAGCTAAACTGGACAATGCAGTCTCCCAGTTGGCGACCATCTGCAGTCGCCACAATTGTATGCTGAAATGTTTGGATTACCAACAGGAGCAGGGCTTAATATCAGCACTACCATTAGGAATGAATTGCATCAAAATAAAGCGGCAATTAACAACTTCAAGCACGGCCGTATTTATTCCGTTTACGACTGAAGAATTATTCATGACCTCTAGTACATCCATCTATTATGGTCTAAATGCCATTAGTCATAACTTAATCATGGCAGACAGAAAGAAACTAAAGAACCCCAATGGTTTAATCTTGGGGACGCCAGGGTCTGGAAAATCATTCTCAGCAAAGCGTGAAATCACCAATGCTATCTTAGTAACTGATGATGATATTCTCATCTGTGATCCGGAAGGAGAGTATGGTGCTTTAGTTGAAGCATTTGGTGGAGAGGTTATTCATGTATCCGCAAAATCAAAAGATTACTTAAATCCCTTGGATATTAACTTTAACTATGGGGATGGGGATGCACCTTTGAAGGATAAAGCGAATTTTATTATGTCTATGCTTGAATTGGTTGTAGGTGGTTCTGGTTTAACTGCAGCAGAAAAGTCAGTTATCGATAGGTGTCTTCCAAAAATTTATGAAGCTTATTTTGAAAATCCGATACCAGAGAATATGCCAATTTTACAAGACCTATATGAATTATTGTTAAAACAGGAGGAAAGTGTTGGCCGGAAATTAGCGACTGAAATGGAAATTTATGTGACAGGTTCCCTTAATGTTTTCAATCATCGTTCCAATGTTGACTTGAATAAGTCCCTCTTATGTTTCGATATTAAAGAGTTAGGTACCCAATTGAAAAAGATTGGTATGTTAGTTATTCAAGACCAGGTATGGAACAAGGTTTCACAAAATAGGCAGAGCCAAAAGTCAACTCGCTATTATATAGATGAATTTCACTTACTACTAAAGGAAGAACAAACAGCTCAGTATTCTGTTGAAATTTGGAAGAGGTTTAGGAAGTGGGGAGGTATTCCAACTGGATTAACACAGAACGTGAAGGATTTATTGGCAAGCAAAGAAATTGAAAATGTTTTTGATAACACCGATTTTATCATGATGTTAAACCAGGCTTCTGGCGATAGAGAAATATTAGCTAGAAAGCTAAAAATTTCACCTTATCAGCTCAATTACGTGACAAACTCTAATGCAGGTGAGGGGCTACTATTCTTTGGGAATACCATTGTCCCATTCCTAGACCAATTTCCTAAGAATACACTCTTGTATCAAAAGATGACTACCAAACCAGAGGAGGTCAAGAAAGGCTAGGTGAGAAATGGGAAAGTCAAAACGAATGGTCCGAGAGACCAATAAGAAACGCTATTCTAAATCTAAACCTGATATAGGACAACGGAAAGAAGTACAAGATTTTTCTGGGAGAGCGGTTGATGAGAAAGTTCGCTTTCAGCACCAAATTATTCATAAGGGAAGTAAACTAGAGTGTAACCATCTTAAAGGTGATACGTCAGAAAAAAAGAATCATATTCACAAAAAATCAAATGATAAATCCCTGCAAACACATTCAAACAATCAAGACGCAAACAAATCAACTATACAACTTGATAGTTTACGAACTAAAATGGTTAATCAGGAAAGTTCGCAACAGTCTCATCCACCAGAAAGATTACAAGTTGAATCAAGGCCACCGACACAGAGGAGACAAGTTCAATTAAATCAACGTAATTCTTTTGAAAAACAAAAATTTTCACAAACACAGAACGACAACGCAACTACTGTCCAGACTAGTTTACATTCCGAAATCAAAACAAGTTTTGAGGAGGATATTCAACCACCCCCTCTTGAGATGGATGCCCGACCTCCTGAACTTGTAAGTATACATGAAGACTTTGTTAATTCAACTGAATTATATATAAAGAAGCATGGGGATATAGAGTCAAAAACTAGTCATATTCAGGGAAAAAGCGTTTCTCTGAGCAATCAGTCAAATGTTAGAAAAAATCCCGAAAGTCCATTTCGTAGATTTGAGACTAATCAAAGTAGAATCGTTGATGCAGACTCAAAGTTTTCCCATCGTAGAAATGAGGGAGAAACAAAACTTATTCATCACCAAAGCCAAGAAAATACTTCTCAACTTAGAAAAAAGAAGAGAAGAATACACGGTCAAGGTGAGTTAGTTAAAGAGCGTGGCAATATTTTCTCAGATAGACCTTTATCACCATTTGAAACTGGTTTAGAGTTATCTCAAAATGAAGCAGATTCCACTGGTTTTGTTGAGACAGGTTCAATAATTGAAAGTGAAAGAAATGGAAAAGTTATTGATGATTCAATTCTTTCAAGTCGGATTATTCCGAGTAATAAAAACTCTCAAAAAAATGTTTTTGAATATTCAAATAGTCCGAATAACAGAAGGAAGATTTTAAAAAATAGTCAGTGCCTTCAAAATGATAAAACAGTTACTCTAATTGATGAAGCTTGTCAAAGTTCAGAGCAATTTCAGCCAAATCTTAATGATAATACAATTACGGTTGGACAAACAGAACTGTCTATAAATGCCTGGTCAAAAAAGTTACATCAATCAAAATTTAGCCTATTCTCAAGTAATATTCTGCAATCAAATGCTGTCATTGAAAAGGTAAAGATTGGAGAGAATCAGTTTTCAACACGAACAAGAAAGCAATCTTCAAGTAGACAGGTAAAAAAGGAAGCAAAAGTAATTGTTGATAATGGATCTATTCTAGATTCTACTAATAACAAAGATAGTCA
The nucleotide sequence above comes from Streptococcus sp. 29887. Encoded proteins:
- a CDS encoding VirB4-like conjugal transfer ATPase, CD1110 family, with the translated sequence MRPERKRKQAQEFLEVKQAQLKKIQKETAKQEGNSFVASIKSFFELGEKCFTVEDTIPIEKVYENGICRLTDGYFTKMIAFEDINYQLALEEQRDYIFNQFASFLNSFDNNTRLQLCFTNQLGRLEELADAITIPIKNDGLEEIRSEFRTMLQNQLEKGNNGLRQTKYIVFGVKEDSYRQAKVVLSRLEIDLQSHLKGMGIRSTVLNGFERLIVLHHILNPTEHLSTLPDELENRDCRSIIVPDKIHFQKKYFSMDNVLCQTSHVQILASELSDRFLTELLSLEENMVLSLHIQALDQVDAIKLVKRKFTDVQRMTMEEQKKAYRSGYDLDIIPSDLMTYGTDLKHLLNDLQSRDEKMFLVSFIILNQGLSKAKLDNAVSQLATICSRHNCMLKCLDYQQEQGLISALPLGMNCIKIKRQLTTSSTAVFIPFTTEELFMTSSTSIYYGLNAISHNLIMADRKKLKNPNGLILGTPGSGKSFSAKREITNAILVTDDDILICDPEGEYGALVEAFGGEVIHVSAKSKDYLNPLDINFNYGDGDAPLKDKANFIMSMLELVVGGSGLTAAEKSVIDRCLPKIYEAYFENPIPENMPILQDLYELLLKQEESVGRKLATEMEIYVTGSLNVFNHRSNVDLNKSLLCFDIKELGTQLKKIGMLVIQDQVWNKVSQNRQSQKSTRYYIDEFHLLLKEEQTAQYSVEIWKRFRKWGGIPTGLTQNVKDLLASKEIENVFDNTDFIMMLNQASGDREILARKLKISPYQLNYVTNSNAGEGLLFFGNTIVPFLDQFPKNTLLYQKMTTKPEEVKKG